From the Thermodesulfobacteriota bacterium genome, the window ACCACAGGAAACAATCGGTATAACAAAGCCTGAAGAAGCCCCCGGCCCCGGCTATGAGGAGTTCTACCGTGCTTTCTTGGAGGCATATTCCCCCCGCCGGGAACCCGTCTATCCGAAGCGGAACCCAGGAGAGGCTACCGTGGTCGAAGGAGAAACCCCGGACGTCGGGGCGGCGCCGGTGGAGCCGTGGGCCGCTATAGTCGTACAGTCCGAGGAAGAGGGGGAGGATGACGAAGAAAGCTGGATCGAGGAGATACTGACCCCCGAGAAAAACAGAACGCCGTCACAGACGGAATATGTGAAAAACATCGAGAGGACGCAATCCGAGGTTGAGGAGGAAAACACCCTGCTCGGCCGGACCGCCTCCCCGTCCGACATAAAGATAACGGTTACCCTCCAAACCCCCGCGACCGCCGATATTTCCTACCGGCTCCTCAAAAAGCCCCACCCCATGGCCAGGGGGAAAGGGGGGGGGAAACGGAAAAAGGAGGTCCTTTTGGAGGAGTCCGGGGGCGGGAGGGACAGGAGGATTTTCTCATTTGCAATTGCGGACAAAGCAGGTTATAATTTTGTGGTGGAGAATTCGGGGCAGGAGGCCTTGAGCATAGGCCTTACCTTCCTCCTCTACGAAGGCAAGACGAAAGAGAAGACCAGAAAAATCGAGGCCGTGGAGGTCGGGCCTGGCGAAGCGGTGGAGTTCAAGTTCATCCTGCCGGAGGCCGTCTTCTGGGACGACGACGACTACTTCAGCGGCCTTGTGGAAGGCCCGCGTTCCGTGACCAAGTTTAACGAGGATACCGGACTTGTATGGGAAGAGGAAAAAGACCGTTAAAACCGTGAAACCACTTTAAAAAATGCGCGAAAAATTAGGACAAAGACTCCTGAAAAATGACGTCGTAAGCGAGGAGCAGCTCGAAAAGGCCCTGGAGAGCCAGAGGCTCCACGGGGGGAGGCTCGGCCACAACCTCGCCTCCCTCGGTTTTATGAGCCTCGAAGAGCTCGACACGTTCTTCAACAGACACCCGAAAAGACCCGAGAGCGTGCAAAGTACGGGGCTTGACCTCGCCTTCATCTCCGACCTGGCGTTGAAGGACGTACTCTACAAGGGGGTGTTCACCCTCCAGGAGCTGTCGGACAGGATCAAACTCCCCGTATCCATCGTGGACTCCGCGGTGGACGTGCTCAGAAGGGAGAGGCTGGTGGAGGTCATGGGGGCGGCGGGCTTCTCGAAAGAGAGCTACAAGTTCAAGATAACGGAGGGCGGCAGGAAGAGGGCCTCCGAACTCCTTGAGGTATGCCGTTATGTCGGGCCCGCCCCGGTCCACATCGATGACTACAAGGAGATGGTGGAGTCACAGACCATAAAGAACATACTCGTGGACGACGAGACCCTCAAGGAGGCCTTCTCGTCTATCGTGCTGCAGGATTCGTTTCTGAAACGCATCGGTCCGGCCATAAGCTCGGGGAGGGCCATCTTCCTGTACGGCCCCCCGGGGAACGGCAAGACCACCGTGGCGGAAATAATGGGGAAGGCCCTTCCCGGTAACATCTATATCCCCTACGCGCTTATCGTGGGCGGACAGATAATAAACGTTTTCGACCCGGTAAACCACATCCCGGTCGAATCCGACAGTGGAGAGAAGAAGGAGTCGCTGGACCGGAGATGGATACTTATAAAAAGGCCCGTTATAATAACCGGTGGGGAGTTGACGCTTAAGATGCTCGACCTCGAGTTCAATACCATCTCCAACTTCTACGAGGCCCCTCTCCAGATAAAAGCGAATAACGGACTGTTCATAGTAGACGACTTCGGCAGGCAGCAGATCCCCCCGCAGAACCTCTTAAACAGGTGGATAGTCCCACTGGAGAGAAGGACGGAGTTCCTGTCGCTGCACACCGGCATGAAGTTCGACATCCCCTTCGACATACTCGTGGTATTCTCGACCAACCTGGAGCCGAAGAACCTCGTGGACGAAGCGTTCCTGAGAAGGATACGTTATAAGGTCAAGATAGACCACCCCACCGAGGAGGAGTTCGAGGCCATCTTCAAGAAGGTCTGCGAGGCCAACTCCATCGAGTTCTCCGAGGAAGTCCTGAGCTACCTCGTGAACAACTACTACAGGAAGCTCGGCGTGAAGCCCAACGCCTGCCACCCGAGGGACCTGATAGACCATATTATCGATAACGCCCATCACTACAGACACGCCCCCCGCCTCACAAAAGAGGTAATAGACGCCGCATGGATGAACTACTTCGTGGAGATGTAAGGGGGCAAGGAGGTTCCGCATGGACATACTGATAGTTGACGACGAGCCTTATATCCAACGATCCCTGTCGTTTATACTGACAAAGGAGGGCTTCGAGGTCGAAGTCGCATCCGACGGAGAGGAGGGGCTGGAAAAGGCACGCGACCTGAAGCCCCGGGTGATATTCCTCGATCTCATGATGCCCAAGCTCAACGGCTTCAGCGCCTGCAGGGCCATAAAGTCGGACGAGACGCTAAAGGACAGCTACGTGATAATCCTGACCGCCAAGGGGCAGGAGATCGACAAGGAGATGGGCTTCAAGGAAGGGGCCGACGAGTTCGTATCAAAACCCTTCAGCCCCTCGGAGATAGTCGCCAAGGCCAGGAGTCTTATCGGGGCCCATCTGTGAGAGGCTACTTGCCTCTCCTTGCACTCCCCGCCCTCATACCGCTGTTGCTCCTGACCGGGGGCATTGAAAGTCCGGTCAGGTTTGTCTACTACCCCATAGTTCTTCTCTTAACGCCGTTTTCAAACTCAAACCCCCTCCTCCTGTCCTCCCTGGTCTTCACCCTTCTATACGCCACCATGCCGAGCATGAAAGGGTTATGGGAATACCCCGCCTACGACGTGGCCGTGAACGTGCTGGGCTTCCTTTCCATGGGCATAACCGCCGGCTACATTTCGGACAGGATACGGAAAGAGTCGGCGTCGATGGACCGAAGCTCCGACACCTATCACGGCCTGACACAGGCGCTTAACCTGAAGATTCTCAACCTGCAGTCCGAACTCGAGTCCGTAACCGAGGCATACGGGAAGCTCAAGGACATGAACAAGAACAAGACCCAGTTCCTGGCATCCATCTCCCACGAGATAAGGTCCCCACTTTCCTCCATCCGTTCCTTCTCGGAGATACTCCACAACTACGACGACATAGACCCGGAGACGAACAAGGAGTTTCTGGGCATAATCAGCAAGGAGAGCCGACGGCTCACCCACCTGACCAACGAAATACTGGATATCGTCAGGATAGACTCCGGCCAGACCCAGTGGCACATGGATACCGTCGGCATCAGCGACGTAATCCAGGCGGGAGTAAAGACGGTGGTCCCGCTCGTAAAGGAGAAGGGCCTTTCCATCAAGGCGTCGGTCCCCCCCCGGCTCCCCCCTGTCTGGGCCGACAGGAACAGGCTCCTGCAGGTAATGCTGAACCTCCTGAGCAACGCCGTAAAGTTCACCTCCGATGGGAAGATTACCGTAAAGGCCAGGGACATGGGAGACAACATACAGGTGTCCGTGGCCGATACCGGCGAGGGGATATACCCCGAAGAGCGGGAGAAGGTGTTCGACGAGTTCTACCGTATAGGAGACGACCTGACCGGAAGGCCCGCAGGCAGCGGCCTGGGGCTTAGCATCTCAAAAAAAATAGTCGAGGCGCACGGGGGGCGCATCTGGGTGGAAAGCCGTATGGGCAAGGGGAGCACCTTCAACTTCACCGTGCCAAAGGGCGGGGAGATCGGGGAGACGGCGCAGTCGCCCAGGTACGCCAGGCAGCATACGGATATCGTCGGCGGAAGGCACGTCATGATACTGGACGACAGCACCGCCATGCGCCAGATATTGAGGGACGCGATCGAGGAAGAGGGATATATCACCATGGGGGCGGGTGACGTAGGCAAGGCGCTGGAGATGGTGAAAGCGACAAAACCGGACGCCGTCTTGCTCGGCTATCTGGACCACGAGGACCACCTGGGCGAACTCAGGACCATATTCAGCGTCCAGTGGATACCCTTCTATCTCGCCGTAATCATAAACGACGAGGAACTCGGTGCCCAGCTGGCGGTCAACGGCTACATAACCACCCCCATCAACGAACAGCAGGTGCATACGGCCTTACAGAGGGTCCTTCACAAGGTAAAGGGAAAGGTGCTTATAATATCGGACAGGCCCGGAGAGGCGAGGAACCTTCAGCTATCCGCCGGAACGGGGGGGTATGAGACCTCCGTGGTGCCGGATGTCGCCTCCGCCGACATCCGGACGGCCCCCCCCCCTCCGCCCGACCTGATAATAATAGGGACGTCCTCAAAGGACAGGGCCTACGGGACCATCTTGGCCTTGCGCGGCAATAAGGCCACCAGGGACATCCCTCTTGTCCTTACACTCGGCATATCCGCCACGGACATAGAGTGTGTCGGGCTCGGCTCTTCAAGCTATGGAAACGGCCTGGCGGAGCTGTTCGCGGAGCTGGAAGGAGGAGGCTGAGGTGTCGCTGCTGGTAACGCTGCTTACTACGGACAGGCTGAAGAGGCTGCTGGGACAGTACTCCGAAGCCTTCGGCCGCCAGATACTTATCCTGGACGAGGAAGAGAAAGCCCTTTTGAGCGTTCACGGGGACCGGTTGCAGGGGAAGCTTACGACCAGGCCTCTCTACTTGAGGGACTCTCTGGTCGGCTACGTAGCAACGGCCGGGGACGAGGGCGATGCGTCCCAGCTTGAGTTCATCGCACGGAACCTCATGGAGATGATAAATGCCGGCTACGAGATAGACAGCCTCGCCGGAGAGGTGGCGAGAGTCTACGAGGAGCTATCGCTGCTGGCGAACATCTCGGCGAAGCTCGGCTCGGGCCTTGAGGTGGACAGGATATGCCGCGTACTTGCCGACGAGGTCATGAAGCGCTGCCCCTCGGCCAACGTCTCCATAATGCTCGTAAAGGAGGTCCCGCGGGACGAATCACCGCAGTCCGGGATGAAGTCCTTCCTGGTCCCCAGGGTCTCCATAGGGAAAGACGCGGACAAGGCCTCGACCATGATCCTGAAGGCCGACACGGGACTCATCGGATACGTCTCCGAGATAAAGAGGGCCATTACCGTATGCGACGTGTCGGAGGAGGAGAGGTTCGAGCCTCTCCCCTACCCCGTAGCGAGGATACTGCTGGTCCCGCTCGTAGTGGAGGACACCGTAATAGGTGCGGTAGTGGCGAACGACAAGCTCGACGGCGAGGAGTTTTACTCCCCGGAGATAAAGCTCCTGTCCAACATAGCGTCGGAGTGCGCCATTTCCATAAAGAAGGCCCTTCTCTACGACGAGATCCACAGCATGCTCTTCAGCATGGCCGAGGCCTTCTCCCTGGCCATCGACGCAAAGGATCCTTACACCTACGGCCATTCCAAGAGGGTTAGCCGGTTAGCGGTGGGTATAGCCGAGGAGCTCGGGCTCCCACCCGATACCGTGGACTGGATAAGGCTGGCGACGCTGCTCCATGACACGGGCAAGATAGGCGTGCCCGACGCCATCTTGAACAAGGCCGACAAGCTCGAGCCGGACGAAATGCTGAAGATGCAGGAGCACCCCGCACTCGGTGCGAAGATGATAGGGCATATCCAGAGGTTCACGGAGATAGCCCGCTGGATACGCCACCACCACGAACATTACGATGGCTCCGGCTACCCCATGGGCCTCAAGGGGGACGATATCCCGCTGCCCGCAAGGATAATCAACGTCTCCGACACCTTCGACGCCCTGACCTCCACCAGGTCGTACAGAAAGGCCATGGAGAAGGAAGAAGCGCTGAAGATCATGCGTGACTCCAGCGGAACGCACGTAGACCCGGCGATCCTGGACTGCCTGGAGAAGGTGCTCGCCCGTTCTTAGCCTCACCCCACCACCCCCACCACTGAAAACCCCTTACTTGAGCTCCACTACTTCCCCGTCTTTTACCGTAAGCAGGAAGAGATCCTTCAGGACCTCCCCGTCCGTGCCGAAGGCCATAGGCCCCGAGGCACCCTCGAACTCCGTCGTCTCCGCAAGCCTCTTCCGGACGGCCTCGCGCTGGAGCGGCCCATTTCTCAAGGCGAGCAGCAGGGCCATGGCCGCGTCATAGGCATGGGCCTCGAGTATGCCCGGTTCGTACCCGTAGACCTCGGTAAACCTCCCCATAAACTCCACAGTCCCGGCCCTGTCGCTTTTCGAAAAGAAGCCGTCAACGAAGACCGCCCCTTCCACGTGCTCACCGGCGAGGTCGACCAGCCCGGGGGAGTTCCAGCCGTTCGAGCCCAGCAGCACCACCTCGTTCATGTCGTAGTAGGCGAGATACGGGGCTATAAGCCCGGCGGTATGGTGGTAGTCGGGTATGTAGAGGGCGTCCGCTTCGACGGCAACCTCATATCCCGTCACGTGCCTCCTGCCCTTCATGCCTTCGGTTACCTCTATGGCGAAGAGGCCTTCCAGTTCGTCCTTGAAGTCGGTCTGTCCCGCCTCGTAAGAGCCCTCGGCCACGACCACGCCGCCGAGCGCTTCGACCTCCTCTTTAAAGTGCCATGCCAACTCCTCGCCGTAGGGATTTTCCGGATGCAGTACGGCGAAGGCCCTGAGGCCCAGCTCGTAGTAGGCATAGTCCGCGACCGCCCCCGCCTGCCGGGCCGGGGTCAGGAAGTTCCTGAACACGTACTCCCCCATACCGGGCAGCCCGCTCTTCTGGGAGAGGATGACGGCCGGGAGGCCCCTCTGCTGGGCGAACCTCCCCATCTCCACCGAGACCTTCCCCATAAGGGGGCCCACAAGGCCAACGACGTTCCGGTCGGCGGCAAGCGCTCTCAATGTATTCAATACGGACCCCCCCTCCCCCCCCTCCTTTCCAACGTCCCTCACCTTCAAATGAACGGGCCAGTAGCTTTCGCCGAAGACCCGGGCCGCAAGACGAACCCCGTTCAACGCCTCCTCCCCGAACCGAGCGTACTTGCCCGTAAGGGGCAGGACCACCCCTATGGCGACATCCTCGAACTCAACGGCAACGTGTGCGACGGAGAGATTCTCGACCTCTTTCAAGAGCGCCACGGCCCTCTCCCTGAGCGCCGGGGGGGCCTCCTCGCTCGACACCACCAAAGAGAGGGCCTCCCGCG encodes:
- a CDS encoding ATPase yields the protein MREKLGQRLLKNDVVSEEQLEKALESQRLHGGRLGHNLASLGFMSLEELDTFFNRHPKRPESVQSTGLDLAFISDLALKDVLYKGVFTLQELSDRIKLPVSIVDSAVDVLRRERLVEVMGAAGFSKESYKFKITEGGRKRASELLEVCRYVGPAPVHIDDYKEMVESQTIKNILVDDETLKEAFSSIVLQDSFLKRIGPAISSGRAIFLYGPPGNGKTTVAEIMGKALPGNIYIPYALIVGGQIINVFDPVNHIPVESDSGEKKESLDRRWILIKRPVIITGGELTLKMLDLEFNTISNFYEAPLQIKANNGLFIVDDFGRQQIPPQNLLNRWIVPLERRTEFLSLHTGMKFDIPFDILVVFSTNLEPKNLVDEAFLRRIRYKVKIDHPTEEEFEAIFKKVCEANSIEFSEEVLSYLVNNYYRKLGVKPNACHPRDLIDHIIDNAHHYRHAPRLTKEVIDAAWMNYFVEM
- a CDS encoding response regulator, with amino-acid sequence MDILIVDDEPYIQRSLSFILTKEGFEVEVASDGEEGLEKARDLKPRVIFLDLMMPKLNGFSACRAIKSDETLKDSYVIILTAKGQEIDKEMGFKEGADEFVSKPFSPSEIVAKARSLIGAHL
- a CDS encoding hybrid sensor histidine kinase/response regulator, producing the protein MRGYLPLLALPALIPLLLLTGGIESPVRFVYYPIVLLLTPFSNSNPLLLSSLVFTLLYATMPSMKGLWEYPAYDVAVNVLGFLSMGITAGYISDRIRKESASMDRSSDTYHGLTQALNLKILNLQSELESVTEAYGKLKDMNKNKTQFLASISHEIRSPLSSIRSFSEILHNYDDIDPETNKEFLGIISKESRRLTHLTNEILDIVRIDSGQTQWHMDTVGISDVIQAGVKTVVPLVKEKGLSIKASVPPRLPPVWADRNRLLQVMLNLLSNAVKFTSDGKITVKARDMGDNIQVSVADTGEGIYPEEREKVFDEFYRIGDDLTGRPAGSGLGLSISKKIVEAHGGRIWVESRMGKGSTFNFTVPKGGEIGETAQSPRYARQHTDIVGGRHVMILDDSTAMRQILRDAIEEEGYITMGAGDVGKALEMVKATKPDAVLLGYLDHEDHLGELRTIFSVQWIPFYLAVIINDEELGAQLAVNGYITTPINEQQVHTALQRVLHKVKGKVLIISDRPGEARNLQLSAGTGGYETSVVPDVASADIRTAPPPPPDLIIIGTSSKDRAYGTILALRGNKATRDIPLVLTLGISATDIECVGLGSSSYGNGLAELFAELEGGG
- a CDS encoding HD domain-containing phosphohydrolase, whose translation is MSLLVTLLTTDRLKRLLGQYSEAFGRQILILDEEEKALLSVHGDRLQGKLTTRPLYLRDSLVGYVATAGDEGDASQLEFIARNLMEMINAGYEIDSLAGEVARVYEELSLLANISAKLGSGLEVDRICRVLADEVMKRCPSANVSIMLVKEVPRDESPQSGMKSFLVPRVSIGKDADKASTMILKADTGLIGYVSEIKRAITVCDVSEEERFEPLPYPVARILLVPLVVEDTVIGAVVANDKLDGEEFYSPEIKLLSNIASECAISIKKALLYDEIHSMLFSMAEAFSLAIDAKDPYTYGHSKRVSRLAVGIAEELGLPPDTVDWIRLATLLHDTGKIGVPDAILNKADKLEPDEMLKMQEHPALGAKMIGHIQRFTEIARWIRHHHEHYDGSGYPMGLKGDDIPLPARIINVSDTFDALTSTRSYRKAMEKEEALKIMRDSSGTHVDPAILDCLEKVLARS
- a CDS encoding penicillin-binding protein activator yields the protein MRFKTLAAMLVLIFAATEALGGVYLRSRAAESWLTRILAEQKQSGSWRDTPQGVIDELEEFLSRYPNADVTDGALVSLALIYAEKENVGRAISYYEKLLDEFPKSSFRLEALYGLSFCRYTAGRKDGAREALSLVVSSEEAPPALRERAVALLKEVENLSVAHVAVEFEDVAIGVVLPLTGKYARFGEEALNGVRLAARVFGESYWPVHLKVRDVGKEGGEGGSVLNTLRALAADRNVVGLVGPLMGKVSVEMGRFAQQRGLPAVILSQKSGLPGMGEYVFRNFLTPARQAGAVADYAYYELGLRAFAVLHPENPYGEELAWHFKEEVEALGGVVVAEGSYEAGQTDFKDELEGLFAIEVTEGMKGRRHVTGYEVAVEADALYIPDYHHTAGLIAPYLAYYDMNEVVLLGSNGWNSPGLVDLAGEHVEGAVFVDGFFSKSDRAGTVEFMGRFTEVYGYEPGILEAHAYDAAMALLLALRNGPLQREAVRKRLAETTEFEGASGPMAFGTDGEVLKDLFLLTVKDGEVVELK